The Halostagnicola kamekurae sequence CGGGCACTAAATCTTTCGACCGTCCGCACGACCCGCGACCTATCGGCGTCGTCGGTCACGGCAAACACGCAGCAGTGGGAAACCCTTATGCGCGCAGCGCGGGAAACTCCACTGAACGGTATGACTGTCACACTTAAAGACTTCCACGCAGATTGGTGTGGCCCCTGCAAGACCCAGGATCCGATCCTCGAGGATCTCGAGGAAGACTGGGAGGGCCGATTCGAAGTCGAGAAAGTAAACGTCGACGAACAGCAAGACGTCGCAAACGAGTATCAGGTGCGTTCGCTCCCGACGCTCGTCATCGAGAACGACGACGAGATCGTCGAGCGCTTTGTCGGTGTTACGCAGCGAGAAGACATCGAAGACGCCCTCGAATCCGCCGGGGCCTGATCGAGAGGGCGCCGTCGATTCGCTTTTTCTGCCGCCGAACCGCGACCGGTGACCCGCGGGTCCGTCGCCGATTTCGATCCGCCGTGACGCCGGTTACTGGAACTTGACGCCGACGTCGTGTAACTCCTCGTTGTGTTTCGCGATGTTGATCACCAGCGGCGTGATGCTCTCGACTTCGGCCGCGTTCGTAAGTGGGCCGGCGTCGAGGACACGAAGCCCGTCGATTTCGCTCGCCAGCGACGTGACTGTGTCCTTCGCAGATCCTCCGCCGACGACGAGCGTATCGAGGTCGAGGTCGTGCTCGAGGTTCGAGAGTTCGCCCGCCGCGAGGTTGTGAAACGCGCCGACGACCGGAACCTCGTCAGGTGCGCGGCCCGCCACGAGTTCGGTGACGCTGCCGGCCGACGGCGGGTGGTAGTGCATCCCGTCCTCGTCGCCTTTCATCCCGACGGCGGGGGTGACGAGAATCGTGTCCGCGTCGAGTTTTTCCGCGACGGCGTCGACGGTGTCGCCGGCGTAGTAGGGCGGTACCGAGAGGACGACGAGGTCCGCCCGATCGGTCGCCATCTCGTTCGTAAAGCCCTTGATCGACGCTTCGACGCCGCGTTCTGCGAGCCGCTCTTCGTACTCTTCGACCGCGTCTCGAGCTTTTTCGGGGTCTCGAGAGCCGATCAGGATCTCGTGGTCGGTATCGTGTGCAAACCGGAGCGCGAGCCCTTCTCCGATGTCGCCGGTTCCGCCGAGTAGTGCGATGCGCATGTCTCCCCATCAGTGTGGCGTCCGAATAAAGGGTGGGAGGATGGCCGAACTCGCCGGAACCGCGGTCGTCGGTCGATCATCTTCCCCGGAATCGCGGTTGTCTGTCGATCGTTCGCCACCGGAACCGCGATTGGTAGTCGGTGGCCCGCCGCCGGAACCGCGGCTGGCAGTCGGTCGCTGATTGTCGTTCCGGCGGACGGCCTTCGCTCGCACCACATATTTGTCACTGCGGGTGTCAGTTCCGCCATGGAGGTTTCTGTATCGGCACGAACCCGGCGCGCGATCCTGTTCGCCTGTCTGGCGTTCCTCGTCATCTCGAGCGCGGCCGATCTCCTCGCACACGGCTCGAGCGCGTGGCTCTGGGCCGCGGGGTACGCCCTCGGCTCGTTCCTCCTCGTCGGCCCGGTCGTCTGGGTCGCTCGCGATCGCATTCCGGCCTCTCGTCGCGAGAATCTTCTGTACCCGGTTCTCGGGGCGGTCTTTCTTTGTTTCTTCCTCACTCTCGGCGTCGACCTCGCACTGGGCGGCGTGTTGTTCTTCTTCGACGCATGGATCGCCGGCAGCATCGCCGGCTTCGCGCTCGCGTACCTCCTCGAGCGGACCGTCGTCCCCGAGCGGCTCCGGGCTCCCGAACACAGGCGAACGTAGCGCTTCGAAACGGGCGATCGCAGGCGCTTCGACCGCGGACGACAGCGGAGAGTCACGGCGCGTTATCTTCGTCCGGATCCATCGCCGCGCCGAAGTCGCCGCCGTCGTAGGCGTCCCGATTCCGCAACTCGCGCATCCGCTGCTCGAGTCGGTTCTCGAGCGTCCGCCGGTGGTCCTGATCCACGCCGGGGTCATCCGCGAGCTCCGCGAGATCTCGGCGGGCGCGCTCGAGCAGTTCGACGGCCGCGCCGGTCTCGAGGTCCGCGGCTCGCTCGAGGTCTGACTCGATGTCGGGAAGGCTCCGATCCGTCATGGACGGTGTCTCGACGGGGAGTGGTTTCAAGGTTTGCGCGCATGTTCCCCGCTCGGTGCACAGATACCGGGCTCCGGGGAACAAATACAACAGGACCGCCCGCGTTCGTTCGCCCAATGGCCGACCCCGCCGTCATCGCGCATCGCGGATTCGCCGGCGTCGCCCCCGAGAACACCGTCGCCGCGGCGCGCACCGCCGTCGAGCGTACCGACGCGTCGATGCTCGAGATCGACGTTCAGCCGGCGGCCTGCGGAACTCCCGTCGTCGTCCACGACGAGCGACTCGAGGGGGCCCGCGACGGGCAGCCGCTGACGGACGCCGAGGGCCTCGTCTGGGAGACGCCTCTCGCTGAAATCCGGGACGCGAAGGTGCTCGGTACCGACGAGACGGTGCCGGCGCTCGCGGAGTTTCTCGAGGCGATTCCGCCGTCGATGGCGATCAACGTCGAGTTGAAAAATCCCGGCACCGCGGCGATTCGGTTCGGCGAATCGCTCTCCGAAGACGACCGCGGAGAACGGAAAGCGGTCTGGGAGCCGTTCGTCGAACGGGTCGTCGCCGACTGCGACGCCTTCGCCGGCGAGATCCTCTTTTCGTCGTTCTGCGAGGGCGCGCTCGCGGCCGTCCGCGATGTCGCGCCGGCCTACGCTGCCGCCCCGTTGATTTGGGACGACCTCGAGGCGGGCCTCGAAATCGCCCGCCGGTACGACTGCGAGGCGATCCACCCGCCGCGAAACGCCATCGCGGGAACGGGACTTGCGGGGACCGAGTACGCCGGATTCTCGAGGGACGACGAGCCGGCTTTCGACCTGCTCGAGACCGCCCACGACGAGGGACGGGCGGTGAACGTCTGGACCGCCGAGACGTGGACCCAGTTCGACCAGCTCGCCGAGGCGGGCGTCGACGGGATCATCGCCGACTATCCCGGACTGGGAACGGTCTCGAGCAGTAACCCACAGTGAGATTCGCGCGCCAGAACTCCCCTGCCGGCGACACGCACCGCGCGGATCGATTCCCGATCACAGAGGATCGTCCGTTTATCGATCGCGATCGGACGCCGGCCCGGCGTCGCGGGTCGGCAGGTCGTCCGTCGCCGGGCCCTCGAGAAGCGTCCCGTCGGGGTCGAACCGCGAGCCGTGACACGGGCAGTCCCAGCTACATTCGGCGTCGTTCCAGTCGACGACGCAGTAGGTGTGAGGACATATCGCGGAAACGGCGTGGAGGTCGCCGTTGGCGTCGCGTGCGACCGCGGTCGGCTTCGGCCCGTCGCGGACGACCCGCCCCTCGCCGCGCGCGATCGACTCGAGGTCGGGCGCGAACAGCGTTCGGAGCCAGTCGGTCGCGAACTGGCTCGCGGCGTCCGCGTTCTCCGTGATCGCGTCGGCCGCCGAGGGTTTGGGCGTGAACCGGAGCGGATCGAACAGGTCGGCCTCCGGCGGGTGTTCGCCGTCGATGAGTCGGGCGAGCAGCCGACCGGCGGCGACGCCGTTCGTCATTCCCCAGCCACGAAAGCCGGTCGCGACGAAGACGTTCTCGGCGGCGACGCCGGCGCGGCCCACGAACGGCACTCGATCTGCGGTCACGTAGTCCTGGGTCGACCACCGGTAGTCGATCGATTCGACGGGAAACCGCTCGCGCGCCCAGCGCTCGAGCCTGCGATACCGGTCGGCGGTCGGCCCGCCCTGTCCCGTCTTGTGATTTTCGCCGCCGACCAGCACGAGCGCCCCCTCGCGGTCGTGGTGGGTCCGCACCGAGCGGTACGGCTCTCCGGGCCGATAGTACATCGCCGACGGCGGCTCGCCCCGAATCCGCAGCCCCAACACGTAGGACCGCTTCGGGTGCATCCTGGTGAAGTAGCCCGCCCGATCGAGGATCGGGTAGCCCGTCGCGAGGACGACCCGCTCAGCCGTGACGGTCTGGCCCCGCTCCGTTCGGAGCCGACAGGGGTTCCCCGGCGTCACGTCCGTCACTCGAGTGCGTTCGTAGACGCCTGTTTCGCCGGCCGAACCCGCGCTTTCGGTGTCACCGTTCACGTCCCCGCTCTCGTGGATTTCCTCTGCGAGCGCGAGCAGGTAGCGCCGCGGGTGAAACCACGCCTGGTCGTCGAATCGCAGCGCCGCCGCCGCCCGCTCGAACGGCGGGACCGACCGCACTTCGGTCGCCTCGAGCCCCGCCATCGCGGCCGCGTCGGCCTCCCGTTCGATCGCGTCGGGCTCGTCGCCGTAGAGGTACGACGGCCGGCGCTCGAACCCGCAGTCGATCCCGAGGTCGTCGATCCGGTCCTCGACGATGTCGATCGCTCGTTCGTTCACCGACGCGTAGTGGCGAGCGGCCTCGCGGCCGAACTCCCGACGAAGGTGGTCGTATATCTGTCCGTGCTGGCTCGTCAGCTTCGCTGTCGACTTCCCGGTGACGCCCGCCGCGACCCGGTCGCGCTCGAGGACGACGACCGATTTCCCGCGCTCTCGGAGCTCCAACGCCGTCGAGAGGCCGGCGATTCCGGCGCCCACGACGGCCGCGTCAACCGATCGGTTCGACTCGAGCGGATCGTATTCGGCCTCGAGCGGGCTCGCGAGCCAGGGAGAGACAGGCTCGCCGGGGAGGTCGTCGGCGGGCCGCCTGAAGGGTTCGGGCATCTGACCCGGCGGTACCACGGCGGGCGGCAAAAAACGGGTGGGGCGGTGCGACGCCGAGACGTGGTCGAATCGCCGCCAACTCGGCCTTAGACGACCGAATCTCGGCGTCGGTGCGTCATCGTGCGGCAGAGCGATAGATTCGATCCCCCGATCGAAACTCTCCCGCTCCGGCTGGAGGTTACTCCCCGAGTGCGTCGGGCAACTCGTTTACCGACTCGAGGACGAGCGACGCGCCCGCGGAGTCGTACTTCCGCCGCCCGTCGTCGCCGGTCAACCCGCCGGTGAGGACGCCGATCCCGTGGTAGGTACGACCCGGGTCGGCCTCGCTCGCGTTGACGGCGGTCCGCACGTCGTCGAGCGTGTCGCCGACGAAGACGACGGTCTCGGCCTCGAACTGCGCCGCGAGGGTCGTCAACGCGCGCGGGTGCGGTTTGCCTTCCTCCCAGTCGTCCATCGTGAACCGGTCGCCGGGACCGATCTCGAGGCCGACCCGCTCGAGGGCGATCTCGGCTTCGGCCTCCGGCCGCCCGGTCACGACGCCCACGTCGTAGCCGTCGGTCAGCCGCTCTCGAGTGTCCTCCTCGAGCAATACCGGCTCGTCGTGGATGAATCCGCGCGTCTCGCTCTCGGGCTCGCCGCCCTCGAGTCCGCGGTAGAGTTCGCTCCCCAGATAGAGTTGCTGGAAGACGTCCCGGAGCCGCTCGCGATCCCAGCGGTCTGTCACGCGCTGGGTCGCCGTCGCGCCGATCCCCTCGCGGACGACCGTCGTCGCGGCCTCGAGGCCCCCGCCGCGTTCGGCGATCTCGTCGGTGAACTCGTCGATCGAGCCGCGGTAGCCTTCCTCGGTCGCGAGCACGTACAGCGCCGCGGCGTAGGTGAGTTCCCAGTCGTTGTTGAACCCGCCGGCGTCTTTGAACCGCTGGATGTCCGCCTTCCGAATGGTTCGGTCGTAGACCCGCTCGACGGACTCGATGATCGCGCGCCGGTAGGAGTTTTCGACGTCGACGAGCACGCCGTCGATGTCGAGGACGACCGCGTCGGCATCGATGGCGGCGTTCGCGGCCGCGTCGTCGGCGTTGACGTCGACGGTACCGGCTGCTATCGCACCGTCGCCGTCTTCGTCCGGGCTCTCGTCTGTGGTCATACGTCGAGACACGGGCTCGAGGTGATAAAACGCGCCGAATTCGGCCGGCGGTACACTCGACTACGCTGGCTCCGTTTACTACCGCTGCCTCGCGTCGAACCAGCAGAGAGAAGTCCGTGTCGCGAAAACGTCCTCGCTATGAGCGGGGGACAGGGACGTATCGTCGATGCCGTCGCGCGGGGACTCGAGCGTCTCGGCATCATTTCCGCCGAGCGGTTCCGCCCGACGATGGAACTCGCGTTGCCTCGGATCGGGACCGGCTTCGCGATCATGTCCAAGCAGACGGCAGACCTGGCGATGGTCGGCATCGCCGTCGGCACGACGGGGACCGCCGGGCTCGCGTTCGCGCTTGCCTACTGGGAGGTGGTGACCATGCTCGGGCTGGGCCTCGCCGGCGGAACCGTCACCCTGGTCTCTCAGAATTACGGCGGCGAGCAGACCGGCCGCGCCTCGGTCGTGGTCAAACAGAGCGCGTTGGTCGCCATCGCGTTCGCGTTGCCGGTGATGGCCGTCTTCACCCTCTTTACGGAGCCGTTGATCGGTCTCCTCGGTAACGATCCGGATTCGATCCGTCACGGGAGCACCTATCTGACCTTCGTCACGCCGGCGGTCCTCTTCGAGCTGTTGAACCTCATCGCGAGTCGAACGTACACCGGGATCGGCGACACGTTCACGGAGATGATGGCCCGCGGCGGCGGCGCGGTTCTCAACGTCGTCCTCAGCGCGCTCTTCATCTTCGGGTTCGACATGGGCGTCGCCGGCGCGGCGATCGGCACGACGCTCTCGACGGGGTTCGTCACCGTCGTGCTCGCCTGGGGGATGTTCGGGCGGCGATACGGGGCGCTGGGGATGGAACCGAGTCCCGTTCCGCTCACCCGGACTGGGCCGCTGTTCGACGCGGGTATCGTCCGCCAGTTGATGGAGATATCGTTGCCGGAGATCGGCCGGCGACTCGCACAGGGCGTCGTCGTCTTCCCGCTGCTCTGGATCGCCGCCGCGTTCGGTCCGGTCATCGTCACCGCCTACGAGGTCGGCAGACGCATCCGCGGCCTGATAAACAGCATCAACTGGGGGATGTCCCTGGCCTCGAGTTCGCTGGTCGGCCAGCGTCTCGGTTCGAACGAGGAGGACGAGGCCGAAGCCTACGGCGAGGCGATCGTCCGGCTGTCGACGCTGTTCTACATCGTCGCGGCCGCGTTCGTCCTGATTTTTGCCGATCCGATCGCCAGCGTGTTCGTGAGCAGTCCCGCGGAGGTCGGTCAGGCCGGCACCTTCGTCGCGGTCGGCGCGATCAGCGCGATCGGGTTCGGGATCGACGGCGGTGCCGCTGGCGCGCTGTTGGGGGCGGGTGCGACCCGCTGGCCGTTCGTCGCCTCGCTGATCGGTCGCTACGCCTGCGCGCTCCCCGCCGCGGCGCTGGGACTCGTGACGCCGCTCGGCGTTTCGGCGCTCTATCTCGCGTTCTTACTCGAGACGTTCGTCCCGGGCGGGATCAACTACTGGCTCTTTCGCTCCGGTCGCTGGAAGGCCGTGAGCCGGCGGTATCGTCCCGGTTCGACGACAGACGCGGATTGACGGCCGATTCTACAGACGGAACAGGCCGAGACGGTTCACAGGCCGAGCGAGAGCGTCAACCACGACGCGAGGGCTAACAACCCGATCGCGTAGAGCGTATCGAGGAAAAACCAAGAGAGCAGATTCGCGACGTAAATCGCGATCACGAACGGAATTCCGAAGAGTACGGACGGCGAGCGGCGCCACTCCGATCGTGTCCGGTTCCACAGCGTCCTCGCGTCGCCCGTGCTCGGAAACGCCTGCGAGCCGATGCTGAAGCCGAGCCAGCCCAACGCGACCGTCGTTGCGACGATCTCCTCGCCCGGAAGTGTCATGCCGGGCCCGATACCGCCCGCGAGCGCGCCGCTCGAGCGGACGACGACGGCGAGAGCGACGAACAGACAGAACGCGATCGCGGTGTTGAACGCGAACGGTGCAACGCTGACGACGAACGACTCCCGATAGCGATCGGGTTCGCGGTGGGTGACGTAGCCGGCGGGCGTTCCGAGTCGAAAGTACGCGACGTCGACGACGGGAACCCCCATCGCGTCACAGGCCTTCTTGTGTGCGAACTCGTGGACGACCACGCCGGGGATAGTCAGCAGACTGATGAGAAACCCGATGAGCACGAGCATGTCCCAGAACGTTCGTACCCCGGCCTAAGTGTTCTGGATCGGCCTCTCGTCTTCGACTGCTCAGTCCGCGACGAACAGCGTCCCGCCCGGAATCGTCTTCCGTTCGACCGGCACGGTCGGCTGGTCGCCGCCGAGGGTCGTAAACGCGAACGTCGCGTCGACCGCTCGAGCGACCGTGAGCGTCGGTCGGTGGAGTTCCGGCGGCAGGTTTCGCGCGACCAGCGCGTCGGCCCCCTCGTAGACGCCCATTTCCGGCTCGACGATGTCGTCGCGAACGAACCGCACCGCGTCGGG is a genomic window containing:
- a CDS encoding thioredoxin family protein, with the translated sequence MTVTLKDFHADWCGPCKTQDPILEDLEEDWEGRFEVEKVNVDEQQDVANEYQVRSLPTLVIENDDEIVERFVGVTQREDIEDALESAGA
- a CDS encoding metalloprotease family protein, translating into MLVLIGFLISLLTIPGVVVHEFAHKKACDAMGVPVVDVAYFRLGTPAGYVTHREPDRYRESFVVSVAPFAFNTAIAFCLFVALAVVVRSSGALAGGIGPGMTLPGEEIVATTVALGWLGFSIGSQAFPSTGDARTLWNRTRSEWRRSPSVLFGIPFVIAIYVANLLSWFFLDTLYAIGLLALASWLTLSLGL
- the npdG gene encoding NADPH-dependent F420 reductase; protein product: MRIALLGGTGDIGEGLALRFAHDTDHEILIGSRDPEKARDAVEEYEERLAERGVEASIKGFTNEMATDRADLVVLSVPPYYAGDTVDAVAEKLDADTILVTPAVGMKGDEDGMHYHPPSAGSVTELVAGRAPDEVPVVGAFHNLAAGELSNLEHDLDLDTLVVGGGSAKDTVTSLASEIDGLRVLDAGPLTNAAEVESITPLVINIAKHNEELHDVGVKFQ
- a CDS encoding TIGR01548 family HAD-type hydrolase, whose product is MDADAVVLDIDGVLVDVENSYRRAIIESVERVYDRTIRKADIQRFKDAGGFNNDWELTYAAALYVLATEEGYRGSIDEFTDEIAERGGGLEAATTVVREGIGATATQRVTDRWDRERLRDVFQQLYLGSELYRGLEGGEPESETRGFIHDEPVLLEEDTRERLTDGYDVGVVTGRPEAEAEIALERVGLEIGPGDRFTMDDWEEGKPHPRALTTLAAQFEAETVVFVGDTLDDVRTAVNASEADPGRTYHGIGVLTGGLTGDDGRRKYDSAGASLVLESVNELPDALGE
- a CDS encoding FAD-dependent oxidoreductase, which codes for MPEPFRRPADDLPGEPVSPWLASPLEAEYDPLESNRSVDAAVVGAGIAGLSTALELRERGKSVVVLERDRVAAGVTGKSTAKLTSQHGQIYDHLRREFGREAARHYASVNERAIDIVEDRIDDLGIDCGFERRPSYLYGDEPDAIEREADAAAMAGLEATEVRSVPPFERAAAALRFDDQAWFHPRRYLLALAEEIHESGDVNGDTESAGSAGETGVYERTRVTDVTPGNPCRLRTERGQTVTAERVVLATGYPILDRAGYFTRMHPKRSYVLGLRIRGEPPSAMYYRPGEPYRSVRTHHDREGALVLVGGENHKTGQGGPTADRYRRLERWARERFPVESIDYRWSTQDYVTADRVPFVGRAGVAAENVFVATGFRGWGMTNGVAAGRLLARLIDGEHPPEADLFDPLRFTPKPSAADAITENADAASQFATDWLRTLFAPDLESIARGEGRVVRDGPKPTAVARDANGDLHAVSAICPHTYCVVDWNDAECSWDCPCHGSRFDPDGTLLEGPATDDLPTRDAGPASDRDR
- a CDS encoding glycerophosphodiester phosphodiesterase, whose product is MADPAVIAHRGFAGVAPENTVAAARTAVERTDASMLEIDVQPAACGTPVVVHDERLEGARDGQPLTDAEGLVWETPLAEIRDAKVLGTDETVPALAEFLEAIPPSMAINVELKNPGTAAIRFGESLSEDDRGERKAVWEPFVERVVADCDAFAGEILFSSFCEGALAAVRDVAPAYAAAPLIWDDLEAGLEIARRYDCEAIHPPRNAIAGTGLAGTEYAGFSRDDEPAFDLLETAHDEGRAVNVWTAETWTQFDQLAEAGVDGIIADYPGLGTVSSSNPQ
- a CDS encoding MATE family efflux transporter, with amino-acid sequence MSGGQGRIVDAVARGLERLGIISAERFRPTMELALPRIGTGFAIMSKQTADLAMVGIAVGTTGTAGLAFALAYWEVVTMLGLGLAGGTVTLVSQNYGGEQTGRASVVVKQSALVAIAFALPVMAVFTLFTEPLIGLLGNDPDSIRHGSTYLTFVTPAVLFELLNLIASRTYTGIGDTFTEMMARGGGAVLNVVLSALFIFGFDMGVAGAAIGTTLSTGFVTVVLAWGMFGRRYGALGMEPSPVPLTRTGPLFDAGIVRQLMEISLPEIGRRLAQGVVVFPLLWIAAAFGPVIVTAYEVGRRIRGLINSINWGMSLASSSLVGQRLGSNEEDEAEAYGEAIVRLSTLFYIVAAAFVLIFADPIASVFVSSPAEVGQAGTFVAVGAISAIGFGIDGGAAGALLGAGATRWPFVASLIGRYACALPAAALGLVTPLGVSALYLAFLLETFVPGGINYWLFRSGRWKAVSRRYRPGSTTDAD
- a CDS encoding UPF0146 family protein, which codes for MAHSRRNTEAIRDYLSDADRVVEVGIGRRTDLASVLSKSGVSVTATDVHDRSVPDAVRFVRDDIVEPEMGVYEGADALVARNLPPELHRPTLTVARAVDATFAFTTLGGDQPTVPVERKTIPGGTLFVAD